Proteins from a genomic interval of Enterococcus faecium:
- a CDS encoding RecQ family ATP-dependent DNA helicase has translation MLINELKKYFGFDSFRPGQEEIIQALLDGEDTLAILPTGTGKSLCYQLTGYLMEGLVIIVSPLLSLMEDQVTQLQKRGEKRVAAFNSLLSQSERRYVLCHLSQYKFLFLSPEMLTNPSLLEHLKKQNIALYVVDEAHCVSQWGVDFRPEYQQLGKIRKLLGNPVTLALTATATDLVARDIRHVLFDRPPKEIRQSVNRQNISLFVRKTQQKEQELEHFMERAQGAAIIYCATKKEVERLYHLFRERFTVGYYHGGLDAAQRRQLQQQFVKNQLQFLIATNAFGMGIDKSDIRYVVHYDLPDSLENYVQEIGRAGRDQEESAAILFYQSGDERIHYFFNQLSREQRQSFELYLEYATEQAPFDELQKKWMELIQQSEKPENWVERLKRQEKEKEFRLQQMLRYINEENCRRKFILAYFGEKLSEKPQNCCDIDGAKAELLPKRKLFSKTEQLHWETILLNLFKKNMEH, from the coding sequence ATGTTAATAAATGAATTAAAAAAATATTTTGGATTTGATTCATTTCGTCCCGGCCAAGAAGAAATTATTCAGGCGTTGCTTGATGGAGAAGATACTCTCGCTATTTTGCCTACAGGAACGGGAAAAAGCCTTTGCTATCAATTGACGGGGTATTTAATGGAAGGTCTGGTCATCATCGTGTCACCGCTGCTTTCTCTAATGGAAGATCAAGTGACGCAATTACAAAAACGAGGGGAGAAACGAGTAGCTGCTTTCAATAGTTTACTTTCGCAATCTGAAAGAAGATACGTCCTCTGTCATCTATCGCAATATAAATTTTTGTTTTTGAGTCCCGAAATGTTGACTAATCCTTCTCTTTTAGAGCATCTGAAAAAACAAAATATTGCGTTATATGTAGTAGATGAGGCTCATTGCGTGTCTCAATGGGGAGTTGATTTCCGTCCAGAATATCAACAGTTAGGAAAAATCCGAAAGCTTTTAGGAAACCCGGTCACACTGGCACTAACGGCGACAGCAACAGATTTAGTAGCAAGAGATATACGTCATGTACTATTTGATCGACCACCAAAAGAGATCAGACAATCAGTCAATCGGCAAAATATCTCGCTTTTTGTTCGGAAAACGCAGCAAAAAGAACAAGAACTTGAACACTTCATGGAAAGAGCACAAGGAGCGGCAATCATTTATTGTGCAACAAAAAAAGAAGTCGAACGATTGTATCATTTATTCAGGGAACGTTTTACAGTTGGATACTATCACGGTGGTCTTGATGCAGCTCAAAGAAGACAACTTCAACAGCAGTTTGTAAAAAATCAGCTGCAGTTTCTCATTGCTACGAATGCATTTGGTATGGGGATCGATAAATCTGATATCCGTTATGTGGTCCATTATGATTTGCCAGACAGTCTAGAAAACTATGTACAAGAAATCGGTCGAGCAGGCAGAGATCAGGAAGAAAGTGCAGCAATTCTTTTTTATCAAAGTGGGGATGAACGTATCCATTATTTCTTTAATCAACTTTCTAGAGAACAGCGACAAAGTTTTGAGCTTTATTTGGAATATGCCACAGAGCAAGCTCCCTTTGATGAGCTGCAAAAAAAATGGATGGAGCTGATCCAGCAGTCTGAAAAACCAGAAAATTGGGTGGAACGGCTCAAACGTCAGGAAAAAGAAAAAGAATTCCGCCTGCAGCAGATGCTTCGCTATATTAATGAAGAAAACTGCCGCAGAAAATTCATCTTAGCTTATTTTGGCGAAAAACTCTCCGAAAAGCCGCAGAATTGTTGTGATATTGATGGAGCAAAAGCAGAACTTCTGCCAAAGAGGAAGCTTTTTTCTAAGACTGAACAACTTCATTGGGAAACGATTTTACTAAATTTATTTAAAAAAAACATGGAACATTGA
- a CDS encoding helix-turn-helix domain-containing protein: MIVFILSLFSSGHKLRISSLYQLLVGKRTTSVLIYGFTHELLFIHNSFPELKQDKFYQILQKIAQQGWIEINENEAKLTPAGADMLSEHQIEHTGLRFDRYGRTGETSWRLIKFAVQVISNLATGIQDYLPAETSPFYTFQLKKWLSESQLPREILIDTAYESLVQLFSEIPEEAADFLANQLSGNERTGLLPYQLAKNNDESTVYLQQSRCIHLLLAQIEKRPDSLWHALIDSLLQQNFNQSMMITKQMFMNGQTIDQIMAIRHLKRGTVTDHLIEWALFFDDFPYEWILSAETIERLEPNKDSVREWRFSEWNVDGQLDYGEFRLYQIYLLRKEAIQNVNK, translated from the coding sequence ATGATTGTTTTTATTTTATCGCTATTTTCATCAGGACACAAGCTGCGGATTAGTTCTCTTTACCAACTCCTTGTGGGAAAACGAACGACTTCAGTACTTATTTATGGATTTACCCACGAACTTTTGTTTATCCATAACAGTTTTCCAGAATTGAAGCAGGATAAGTTTTATCAAATTTTGCAAAAAATTGCGCAGCAAGGTTGGATCGAAATAAATGAAAATGAAGCAAAGCTAACGCCTGCAGGGGCTGATATGTTGTCCGAACATCAAATAGAACATACTGGTTTGCGTTTTGACCGCTATGGCAGAACAGGGGAAACTAGTTGGCGGCTCATTAAATTTGCTGTTCAAGTAATTTCTAATCTGGCAACGGGTATTCAAGACTATCTTCCAGCAGAGACAAGTCCTTTTTATACTTTCCAACTAAAAAAATGGCTTAGTGAAAGCCAATTGCCACGTGAAATTTTGATTGATACTGCGTATGAGAGTTTGGTGCAGCTGTTTTCGGAGATACCAGAAGAAGCAGCAGATTTTTTAGCTAACCAATTATCTGGAAATGAGCGAACAGGGCTGCTTCCTTATCAGCTGGCAAAAAACAATGATGAGTCAACGGTTTATCTGCAACAAAGCAGATGTATCCACCTTTTGTTAGCACAAATCGAAAAACGGCCAGATTCGCTTTGGCACGCTTTGATCGATTCATTATTACAGCAAAATTTCAATCAAAGCATGATGATCACCAAGCAGATGTTTATGAATGGTCAGACAATTGACCAGATCATGGCAATCCGTCATTTAAAAAGAGGAACAGTAACAGATCATCTTATTGAGTGGGCCTTGTTTTTTGATGATTTTCCATACGAGTGGATTCTCTCTGCAGAAACAATCGAACGTTTGGAACCAAATAAGGATTCCGTGCGAGAGTGGCGCTTTAGCGAATGGAATGTAGATGGACAATTAGATTATGGAGAATTTCGTTTGTATCAAATCTATCTATTGAGAAAGGAAGCGATACAGAATGTTAATAAATGA
- a CDS encoding ferredoxin has product MSLLCKLVPERCIACGLCQIEAPDIFDYDEEGIVLFAQEPEAHQQFVMPEEETYVKKAYQKCPVRAILLENKI; this is encoded by the coding sequence ATGTCACTACTATGTAAACTTGTACCTGAACGCTGTATTGCATGCGGTCTTTGTCAAATCGAAGCGCCAGATATTTTCGATTATGATGAAGAAGGAATCGTTTTATTTGCCCAAGAACCAGAGGCTCATCAACAGTTCGTGATGCCGGAAGAAGAAACATATGTAAAAAAAGCGTATCAAAAATGTCCAGTTCGAGCGATTTTATTAGAAAATAAAATATAA
- a CDS encoding alpha/beta hydrolase codes for MKIFRRILIGLVIILGLLGGAGYYYIQQNTYEPSSEVQVLVKEGKNKEDYLFFEGEKKNHGKSPLLIFYPGALVEPESYSIWAQDLAKNGFSVAIVKMPLDLAVMGGNKADKVKEDFPNSDYVIGGHSLGGVMASRYVNKNHSDKHLKGVFFMASYPDKKGTLTESAVPVLSITATKDKVLNQEAYQEAKQYLPERTEYVSINGGNHGGFGSYGEQKGDGEAEISNADQQTVIVNTLENWLKKLK; via the coding sequence GTGAAAATATTTAGACGAATACTAATTGGCTTAGTCATCATTTTAGGATTACTCGGTGGAGCCGGTTATTACTATATACAGCAAAATACGTACGAACCATCGTCAGAAGTGCAAGTGTTGGTAAAAGAAGGAAAAAACAAAGAAGATTACTTATTTTTTGAAGGAGAGAAAAAGAATCATGGAAAGTCTCCATTACTTATTTTTTATCCTGGTGCTCTCGTAGAGCCAGAAAGTTATAGTATTTGGGCGCAAGATTTAGCAAAAAACGGCTTTTCAGTCGCTATTGTCAAAATGCCACTTGATCTAGCAGTGATGGGCGGAAACAAAGCGGATAAGGTCAAAGAAGATTTTCCAAATTCCGATTATGTGATCGGTGGCCATTCATTAGGTGGCGTAATGGCAAGTCGTTATGTCAATAAGAATCATTCAGACAAACATTTAAAAGGGGTATTCTTCATGGCAAGTTATCCCGACAAAAAAGGAACATTGACAGAATCAGCTGTTCCTGTTTTATCGATCACGGCGACAAAAGATAAAGTATTGAATCAGGAAGCTTATCAAGAAGCTAAGCAGTATTTACCGGAAAGAACAGAGTATGTATCAATCAATGGCGGAAATCATGGAGGTTTTGGCAGCTATGGTGAGCAAAAAGGAGATGGAGAGGCAGAAATTTCTAACGCAGACCAGCAAACTGTGATCGTCAATACATTGGAAAACTGGCTGAAAAAGTTGAAATAA